ATGCAACAATACTCTGCACCAACCAACTTGAAATTCGATATCTGCCTATGATACAGCAAATTATAAACAAAAAATTGTGTATAGAACTGTTACTCTTATACATTGCAAACTCAACTGAAGAAAAAGGTCAGTGCAGAATAAATGGAATGAGACATCCAAAAGTCCTTCTTGCAACTCTCTGTGGATCAGTCTTTAATCATCTTATTGGAACCTTAATCCAACCATTTGCAAAAGCAATAGCCAAGATCACAAATGGTGTTGACATTCCAAATATGATTATATAGGGAAGAGGTGTCATCATAGGGTTCTCCCCTGCTCTTTCTCCTGCTGTTTGCCAATACCTAAAACCAGGCAATCCCTTTTCACTTATTTGTTTTCAATAAACTAAAGTAATTCAGAAAAACTCAATCTTCTTGTCAAATATCCTATGTGTTcttgacaaaataatcaaaatcaAGAAAAGCAAAACAACTGATAATAAGAACAAGACAGAAATCAATCACTATATGGAAAACTTACTGTTCAGGTTCTTGTTCTTTAGTGATGAATTTCTTCTTGTCTTTCTTGACATCACCTTCTCCTCCCCCTAtcaagaatcaccaaaaccaTCTTCTCATATGGAAAAACAGTAATATCATAATAAACTGGGTATATATTGACTTGGTGAACTTAAAAAGTTAAACCAAACCTAATTTTGCAGAAACTCTGAAATGGCTTCCCCTTCTTTTCCATGAGCTTAAACTCAGGGGTTGTGGAGAAGGTGAAAAAAGTTCCCTTGATACAACTGCAAAGTTCATGCAAAGGGCAGAAGATACAGCAATTTTAGCtgccatttttaaaaaaagttcTGCAGATAATCTGTGGATGGATAGTGCTAACCTTCAAATAAATGTATCTTGTCACTTGTGGTCAAAATTTTAAGTGAAGTGATATCTTTAGGATATTTGATATTTCTTCTCAATAGTCATGTCCAATGTTATTATATTCAGGTTCTTCACATAGACCCCTAAAGTTTATAAGACTGTCATTCAAACCCATAGATATCTTCTACATCACCATTTTTAGCCTAATTGTTGTTTTATTACCCACATTGGCTCATCTCTTTTAAAACCCCTATGGCTATACCCTACTTCCCTTTTTCCTCTCTCCCACATAAATTTTCCCTAATTATAATTCCTTCGAAAAAGGCCTAAAAATGTCATTCAACTAACAGAAATGGCATATCTATGCCATCCGTTAAAAGGTTGGTCCATTCATGCCACTAACGTTATACTTTTGGCCTATTCATGTCACTCAACTAACAGAAATAGCCTATCTATGCCATCCGTTAAAAGGTTGGTCCATTCATGCCACTAACGTTATACTTTTGGCCTATTCATGCCACTCAACTAACAGAAATGGCGCCTATCTATGCCATCCGTTAAAAGGTTGGTCCATTCATGCCACTAACGTTATACTTTTGGCATATTCATCCACTCAACTAAAAGAAATGACCTATCTATGCCATCCGTTAAAAGGTTGGTCCATTCATGCCACTAACGTTATACTTTTGACCCATTCATGCCACTGACGTTAtatttttggcctatttatgcCATTGTCTACTAACAGTTCTATTTTCTGATTATGTATAATTAACGATGCCCAACCCGATAAAAACCAACCATCTTTTAATCCAACCCCTAATtccttgtcacggcccaaaattcacttagtcgtgatggcacctaacccaactcattaggtaagccaattaacaactatccaatttaatgagattttttaaagacaaataaatgataaaattttGGTGTTAGTTATTGAATGATAAAATGATAAATGATAACAACTATCtgctcggttttggttatatttcatgaatctatgttTAATTTtgacatttggattatgaatgttaaagagaaattgggtaattttgtctaaattttcctaaagtgaatttttgagttttgaacatcgattcagagtatgatttgagtgaaattagtatgattgaactcgtaattgaatgagttgtcagattttgtgagttttgtcagttTTCGAAGTGCAGGCCtgggtttgaccttttggttgactttgagtaatggGTGAAGActtgacctttatcatttggaattgtttccttaggtattatttgatattttttagtttcttttgactagtttcgagccgttcggaggttgctACGCACGGGATGACATTTCGAGAGAGTTGTTTAGCTTGCTTAGTAATtattttggcttgtttgaggtatgtATCTTATCCAAACTTGGTTGAGTCACTagtttcctaaattatttatgatagctataTGCTATGTGTGCgaatatgtgtggggtttgagcccatgtgcgagcaccggaatatttatccatgctcggggtagtgcttaggctatgatatgcctagcaTTGACTGTTAAGCTctaagctatgatgtttctcgtatttgtaacattgttgtgaactatttgaaccatgtttgaggttatGAAGAAGcaaattccctgaataaacttggaAATTGTTATTTATGTGATGAAAttaccgatttgagctatgatagcatacTTTGCACAAGCATAtactttagcatgtcacttataccagtccatgAGCATGAAATCCGATATTCGTTGAtcacatacatgtattcttgtatatttgcttttgtgtgatgtgatttggactggatgcctgtgaCCATACAAggcgaattgtgttgttatgcatgtgaccatgccgggcagattgtgttgttatgcctgtgaccacgctagGGGGATTGTGAtgttgagcatgtgaccacgccgggcagattgtgatattagcacgtgagttatccatgtaaCACATGCGTTGTCCATGcggattgatattattagcacatgagttgtccgtgcagcgcgtgagttatctgtgcagatctagatattgatattatagcacgtgagttttccgtgcagcacgcgagttgtccatgcgattgatattattagcacgcgagttgtccgtgcagcatgtggataCGGATCAATCCTACTAGGGTCAccttctcatgtttctctcttgatggtataCACACAAATTGTGAGAAAcgacgggtttctggttgatgtgagctctgggagagatGGTtactattattggatcgggttgcgggCCACAACGGACTAATATGTAGTTATTGCATTTTATCTTTACTTGTAATTTTATTGACTGCTTActtgatttacttgcatatcttccttatatgctagATTTATGACGAAGCATAATACTTTAAAACAAAAAATTGTGAGCATCAAGGTGATTTTACCTAAGAtttcctgatttgatcatatatctgctctatacttgttgaaattatgaactgtacaggtattagtgagtatcatttatagttcttgcttcttttacctcgccgaggttagttaggatacttattgagtatatggggtcggttgtcctcatactacactctacaccttgtgtgcagatcttggagttgatgttgctatgtatggtgggagctggcattgaagatgtacccacGTTCCGGTTATGGTTATCACTTGtgcttggtagctttagattcgaattctattcatgtacatttcaaacatatgttgtatttatttcatttcagttttgtaaatctaagtcttagtggctcatgacttgcgctactagtccttgggaagttgaataaaatttagttatttcatttttgactcttatcattatcattatatggtgttttattgttatttggctcacctagcgggttgggttaggtgctatcacaacAGGTAGGATTTGGGACGTAATAGTTCATTAGATAAACCTAAAGAATAGGAATTACCTAGTTGGCATTCATGAGTAAGGTTACTTCCACCACAATATTCACATGTAATGGGCCTTTGACTGGTTTTATTAATTAACTCTTCAAGGTCATTCATTCTCCTAGAATCTGCATAGGAGAATATGTTACTTTTTTGGCATTCAAAGCTTTGGtggttgatggtaggctataattgcgtgttttagttACTTatcacactctaatttactgcactttaattgagttgagctttcaatctctagtattttgcactaattgtgtattttatgccttgttggAGTGATTTCGAGTTATGTAAATATTGTGGAACTAATTCGAGTTATTTGGAGTTTTAAAGTTTGAATAAAAGCCTAAAGGAATAAGCCGGAATcttgttcgggggtcgaggatcactgcTGGACGTCAAAATTCAAGAAAGAATCAACTACTGAAAAATACACTAGTGCGACGCACTGTGCGACACAATAATGTAAGTTTATGTCAGAAATTGGCAAAGTTCAGAGGCTACCCAGGTGCGCGAGCACGCACTGGGCGCGTAAGTAGAGCAGTACACTGTCCAAAGTGCATGGCCACGCACGTCCAACTCCGAAAACTCCTCCCATGCCTATTTTTGTAATTTCGGAGATGACTCTTTTGGATCTATATGAAGCCCAACTCACCTAAAACTAGGGATCTAAATTTGGAGGATAGAATtttggacctaaggaggctaatgAGGAGTTGgtagaacacaagcacaaggatttcatcattccttccttacTCAAGATTcgtgtttggattgaatttatgttttcctatattttagttccatttgtgaagaacttctctgtgtctatggagtagatcccttttggttttgatgaatttggtgtattgatgattgtttgtggattataactctatttttatgtatttgaatcgtttttagaagatttaattgttgcatctactGTCACttattcttgtaatcgaaagaggcataacttgtgatatctttgcattatattgttggttgagttcatagattcttctaagtaatcaaaagaggctagttgaataattgattaaatctagttaggagaataatctaagaggttttcctaaagaccgatcTACAATGCATTCTTACATAACTTCACAGTGCTTAAATTTGTTCATCTCATCAGGTTAagacttaattgagagaggagtttttgctgaatgtttaaactaataatagagtgaattcgagagactcacttgaaaattgaaagtaaataatctagagttagatcccgaacaattatgtTGCACTTATTCTGTCAAAACCATATCCTCTTCCACTGATAACCCtaattgcttattccttgtttcgatagttATTAGTCgatagctgtagattttagagtcttagttaaattttattattaatcatataattttcaaatgttgattctcctggatagcgATCAAGCaagaaactatgagaatactatttaaatccaatctctgtggacacaatattatactatactatctttgactagcgagcacaaatTAAGTGTGTGTTTTTGCCCTCATCAAATTTTGGCctataattgcgtgttttagttgcttatcgcactctaatttactgcactttaattgagttgagcttttaatcgctagtattttacactaattatgtgttttatccCATGTAGGAGTGATTACGAGTTACGTAGATATTGTGGAACTAATTCgagttatttggagctttgaagtctgagtaaaagcccaaaggaataAGCCGGGATCATGTTTGGGGGTCGAGGATTACTGCTGgacgtcaaaattcaaggaagaatcaaCTGCTGAAAAATACACTAGTGCAGCGCACTGTGTGATGCACTATGCGACGCAGCAGTGTAAATTTATGTCAGAAATTGGCAAAGTTCCAAGGCCACCCAGGTGCGCGAGTGCGCACTGGGCACACAAATAGAGCAGTACACTGTCCAAAGAGCGCGACCAGTGCACGAGCACACCTCCAGATGCGCGGCCGCACACGTTCAACTCTGAAAACTCCTCCCAGGCCTATTTTGTAATTTCGCAGATGACTCTTTTGGATCTATATGAATCCTAGCTCGCCTAAAAACTGGGGATCTGAATTTGGAGGGCAGAATTTTGGACCCAAGGAGGCttaggaggagttggaagaacacaagcacacggatttcatcattctttcctcactcaagatccgggtttggattgaatttatgttttcctatactttagttacatttgtgaagaacttctccatggctatggagtagttccttttgggttttgatggatttggtgtattgatgattggttgtggattataactctatttttatgtatttgaattgttttggaagatttaattgttgcatctatattcactagtttatgtgatcgagagaggcataacttgtgatatctttgcattatattgttggttgagttcatagattcttctaagtaatcgaaggaggatagttgaatcattgattaaacctagttaggaaaaTAATCAAAAGAGGTTTTCTTAAAGAACGATCCACTACGCATGCTTGCACATTTTcacagtgcttaaattggttcagcTCGTGAgattaagacttaatcgagagaggagtttttgctgaacatttgaactaataatagagtgaattctagagactcacttgaatattataaGTGCATTGTCTAGAGTTATATCCCGAACAATTATCCTGCACCTATCTTGTCAAAAACCTATCCtctcccactgataaccttagttgcttattccttgtttcgacaGTCAAAAGTTGTAGATTTTAAatcttagttaaattttattattaatcatataaatctcaactgttgatctgTATGGATAgtaatcaagctagaaactacgagaatattatttaactccaatccccgtggatacgatattatactatactatatttgattagcgagcacaatttaagtgtgtgttttgtgcttgtcaaattttggcgtcgttgccggggattggcaatcaatagtgtttgaaatagtttgtagtgctaatttaggaatttatttttatttttacttttatttttttctttatgggTTTCTCCTCCGTGTGCAGGCAACAGGATAAGTCCGTGGTGTATGACACGATCTTCTTGTAAAGAAGTAATACCTTACAAACTGGAATTAGAAAAACACTTGCGGCAACTGAGGAAGGAGAAAGAGTTCACTGTAAAGTTCTTAGGGCAACCTTCAACCCAAGAACATATGGCTAATAACGATGACTATGAGGTAGAGGaagctgcaagagaggcagcgcAACATAGAGAATAAGCCGCAAGGATAGCAGCTGAGGCAGCCCATAGAGCTGCTGAGGAAACTGTCGAAGACAATaggggtcgaagattcaatctaaatcgacCCTTGATTGAAGATCAGTTCAAGAATGCGGTACCCAGGCCTGGTAGAGCATTGGGTGACTATGCCAGACCAGTCAACAATCAAGGATTGTCAAGCATTAGACCACCTCTAATTGTAGCCaataatttcgagttgaagcaaggtttgcttcaaaccattcaaaATAGCTACGTTTTCAGagaaaagatgaacgaagatctaAACACGCATCttatggacttcgaggagattatgaacacctttcaatacaatggggtgtcacaagatgcagtgtatttaagggcattccccttttcacttaaagatgatgcgaagcagtggcttcgaagcttgccaaaTGGATCAAATAGAACATGGGAGGAATTGACCAGaacatttcttgataaatatttctcctcagccaAGATAgtcaagtttagaagagaaatccataacttctgcaaGAAAGAGAATGAAACTAATTTTGAAGCAtgtgagaggtttaaggagatagtgcgaaagtgtcaacatagcagaattgaactctggatgcaactccaggactttgggatggattgacaccagcctcacgaagaacattgagtaatgcagctgtaggcccattgatgaagaagactccagaggagatagtcacaattctaaatgagttatctgaaaatgcaaatcagtggccctctgaaattgctgaaagaaggagatcaactggtgttcacaaagttgatgctaacacatctgtacAAGTACAGATTGATGCCATGGTCAAAAAAATAAGGAAGCTAATTTTAGCTTCTATACATAATGAGCCTCATGCAGCATGtgacatatgtggaagaggacaccctactcatgagtgtcaagcctcaataaAGGAAGTTAATGTTGTGGGGAATtttaacttcaatgcaatgggtcagaagcaccccgggttctcatggagttcacctggggggtactgcaaatgcatggcaacaaaacaatccTAGATTTCAAAGAGCTCCTGGTTTTGTGAATCAGCCGAGGCcgcagtttcagcctcaacaaccAAGTCAGTCTGggttagaagatctaatgaaggccttcattgtcaagacatatgagagattagatgctcatggttcagctatcaaagaacttggcactAATTTGCGAAACTTGGAGAAGAAAGTGGGTCAAATTGCAACTATATTGTCTGAGAGAAATTCAGGAACTCTCCtagctgatactgagagaaattcCAAAGAAACGGTGAATGCTGTGACCTTGAGAAGGGGGCAAGTGCTGAAATATCCCACTCCGGTCCAAAAAGAGATTGTACCTAAAAAAAAAAttggggagcagctgaaaaatgaagttgataagaagaagaaaggcaaaaaGGGAGCtaagaaaaataagaaggaaacttcaagaagggaggaataTAATGAAGAGAGCAAGCTCATGCATGCtataccttttccccaaaagttgTATAGAGacaagctggacaagcagtttgagagatttctagatattCTGAGAcaagttaatgtaaatttgccattcacagaagttctctcacaaatgacagcttatgccaaattttgaaggagatccttacaaagaggaggaagatagaagagaccacagtggtcaagctcacagagcattgcagcacaatcttgcaaaacaaactcccacaaaagtgtggagatccagggagttttactataccttgctcgttaggcactcttaattttgataagtctttgtgtgattctggtgcctcaaatAATTTAATACCTTTGTTTATTTATAGGAAATTGGAGaatgagcttggagagataaggtctgcgccaatatctttgtagctggcagaccaaacaactataatacccgaggggatagtggaataTGTCTTAGTTCGGGTGGGTAAGTTCATATTTCTAgtagactttatagtggtgaaGATGTAGGAGAACAGGGAGACACCCCtaatcttaggaagaccattcttagcaacgggtagagcaattttagatatacatgatagaaaatcatgcttagagtgggtgaagaGACTGTAACATTCGAGATGAATGTAGAGACGGGGATGAAAAAGGAGAAGCCTGCTGCAAGCGTAGAGTTAAAAGTGAAGAGTTTGAAAGAGAAGGTCCCGGTGATAGAAAAAGCAAGTGTGGGGTATACCCCAAGAACGgtgagaagaagctgtctgcatggatatgtgcactagttcgggtgagaagaatggagcccgacgttgattcagaccccgactagatattcagggaagtttcctctaccttatgctttgtaattttgtgtcatggggacatgccacaacttaaagtgtggggtgggaaaATATGTGTATGTTGTTTGTATATTAATTCTAGTTTCTTTTGGTTAGTTGTAGCAGTTTGATAGAGAAACAATTgaaacaaaaaaatcaaaacataaaaatatttgtatttttttatttttactgaaGATGGattcttgagggactaaagtcaaaagaaaaagataaaaaagtttttcttttgttaagtagtgtaataattccccccttgatttttatttgtgccgcggttcttttccaagggttttgtttgaatcgcgtgtagttagtttttgttttatagaatagtaggaaaccttgtgctatgatttgaattggaagcaatatatcttaactttgttatgccttgagaatagtgagtgctttagttgtgacacttaggctcagtttttgactcttgtatgaggaccttaaattgtatgatcttaatttttcttaactgctttgactagagggtcttgataatccaatcttgagtgagttatgttctatgtgtgtgtgaggtttttgtgctattatgtgcattgcatttgatgtttaCAACTTggcccgtgtgtttgcaaagagaaatagtagttttatgcAGTCTTGGAAGTAATATAGGCATCTCGTTGTTAAGCCAGTTATATGCATTTACCTacttaattgttatgtatcttagttaacccatttgagcctgtaatcctgtttctttggcaactacattacaagccttactcatttgtttgaattgaccatctatttgaaccttgtacctctcatg
This sequence is a window from Nicotiana tomentosiformis chromosome 5, ASM39032v3, whole genome shotgun sequence. Protein-coding genes within it:
- the LOC104111588 gene encoding uncharacterized protein encodes the protein MAAKIAVSSALCMNFAVVSRELFSPSPQPLSLSSWKRRGSHFRVSAKLGGGEGDVKKDKKKFITKEQEPEQYWQTAGERAGENPMMTPLPYIIIFGMSTPFVILAIAFANGWIKVPIR